The following nucleotide sequence is from Candidatus Methanosuratincola sp..
CCTGCCGCCGATACTGGCTTCTAGAATCGAGGGTCACGGGGCCGCCGTCCCAGCGTGGCAGAACGGGCACTTGGAACCGCTTTCCGCGCTCTACCGCAGATCCGCCCTCCCTTCCAGGCACGGCATCGGCAGCATGAGGCAGCTCTGCATGGTGATGGATCCCATTCTGGTGGCCATAGAGGGTACCGGAGTACCTTCTTGGACCTTCCTGAACATAAACACAAAGGAAGACCTTCTGAAGGCCGAGGCGGTCCTCAGATCTTCTCAATCTCAACGAAGTTCGTGTGGAAAGTCGAACATCCCCCAATGTCCGAAGTCGAGCTGCTTGTAGTGAAGTTCACGTTCCTCCCGCCCTCCAATAGCTTCGGCCAGGCAATCCCGTACGTGACTGCTACCCCCTTCTTGACCCGGGAGGATATCCTCGCGACCATTATGCAATCCCCC
It contains:
- a CDS encoding molybdenum cofactor guanylyltransferase, which codes for MSEIAVAVAAGGSSSRLGSPKPLLDLGGATLLEYALECAYSISSDVYLLLNDAGQVRRILGAERVPAIVTDPALSTFPDRIAESLRKIPSELVFLMGCDMPFLDPRLPPILASRIEGHGAAVPAWQNGHLEPLSALYRRSALPSRHGIGSMRQLCMVMDPILVAIEGTGVPSWTFLNINTKEDLLKAEAVLRSSQSQRSSCGKSNIPQCPKSSCL